In the Setaria italica strain Yugu1 chromosome VI, Setaria_italica_v2.0, whole genome shotgun sequence genome, one interval contains:
- the LOC101780186 gene encoding UDP-glucose 6-dehydrogenase 4, which translates to MVKICCIGAGYVGGPTMAVIALKCPAIEVVVVDISKPRIEAWNSDQLPIYEPGLDDVVKQCRGRNLFFSTDVEKHVAEANIIFVSVNTPTKTRGLGAGKAADLTYWESAARMIADVSKSDKIVVEKSTVPVKTAEAIEKILTHNSKGINYQILSNPEFLAEGTAIEDLFKPDRVLIGGRETPEGRKAVQALKDVYAHWVPEDRILTTNLWSAELSKLAANAFLAQRISSVNAISALCEATGANVSEVAYAVGKDSRIGPKFLNASVGFGGSCFQKDILNLVYICECNGLPEVANYWKQVIKINDYQKSRFVNRVVSSMFNTVAGKKIAVLGFAFKKDTGDTRETPAIDVCKGLLGDKAQISIYDPQVTEDQIQRDLAMNKFDWDHPMHLQPTSPSAVKQVSMVWDAYEATKDAHGLCILTEWDEFKTLDYQKIFDNMQKPAFVFDGRNIVDSEKLREIGFIVYSIGKPLDAWLKDMPAVA; encoded by the coding sequence ATGGTGAAGATCTGCTGCATTGGAGCTGGCTATGTTGGTGGCCCTACAATGGCTGTCATTGCCCTCAAGTGCCCAGCAATTGAGGTTGTTGTCGTTGACATCTCCAAGCCTCGCATTGAAGCTTGGAACAGCGATCAGCTCCCAATCTATGAGcctggtcttgatgatgttgtgAAGCAGTGCAGGGGCAGGAACCTTTTCTTTAGCACTGATGTTGAGAAGCATGTTGCTGAGGCAAACATCATCTTTGTCTCTGTTAACACTCCTACCAAGACCCGTGGGCTTGGAGCAGGCAAGGCTGCCGATCTCACCTACTGGGAGAGTGCTGCTCGTATGATTGCTGATGTCTCCAAGTCAGACAAGATCGTTGTTGAGAAGTCCACTGTCCCTGTAAAGACAGCAGAAGCTATTGAAAAGATTTTGACTCACAATAGCAAGGGCATCAACTACCAGATTCTCTCAAACCCAGAGTTCCTTGCGGAGGGCACAGCGATTGAGGACCTGTTCAAGCCTGACAGAGTTCTCATTGGTGGCCGGGAGACCCCTGAGGGCAGGAAGGCTGTTCAGGCTCTCAAGGATGTGTATGCCCACTGGGTTCCTGAGGATAGGATCCTCACCACCAACCTGTGGTCTGCTGAGCTCTCCAAGCTTGCCGCAAATGCATTCTTGGCACAGAGGATCTCCTCTGTGAATGCCATCTCTGCACTCTGCGAGGCCACTGGTGCCAATGTATCTGAGGTGGCTTATGCCGTTGGGAAGGACTCGAGGATTGGCCCCAAGTTCCTGAATGCCAGTGTTGGCTTTGGTGGGTCTTGCTTCCAGAAGGACATCCTGAACTTGGTGTACATCTGCGAGTGCAACGGCCTCCCCGAGGTGGCCAACTACTGGAAGCAGGTCATCAAGATCAACGACTACCAGAAGAGCCGGTTTGTCAACCGTGTTGTTTCCTCAATGTTCAACACTGTCGCTGGCAAGAAGATTGCCGTTCTTGGTTTTGCCTTCAAGAAGGACACTGGTGACACCAGGGAGACCCCGGCCATTGATGTGTGCAAGGGTCTGCTGGGTGACAAGGCTCAGATCAGCATTTATGATCCCCAAGTAACTGAAGATCAGATCCAGCGGGACCTCGCCATGAACAAGTTTGACTGGGACCACCCGATGCACCTGCAGCCTACAAGCCCCAGTGCAGTGAAGCAGGTGAGCATGGTCTGGGACGCATATGAGGCCACCAAGGACGCCCATGGCCTCTGCATCCTCACCGAGTGGGACGAGTTCAAGACCTTGGACTACCAGAAGATCTTCGACAACATGCAGAAGCCAGCCTTTGTCTTCGATGGGCGCAACATCGTTGACAGTGAGAAGCTCAGGGAGATTGGCTTTATCGTCTACTCTATTGGCAAGCCACTTGATGCCTGGCTGAAGGACATGCCTGCAGTTGCTTAA